One region of Halohasta litchfieldiae genomic DNA includes:
- a CDS encoding phosphate signaling complex PhoU family protein — protein METRKVQLSGGTTYTVSLPKAWAQEHGIDAGSVLSLHPNGDGSLLVETRMDRSAIKRTTTVDVATDSETILRHRIRALHAVGFDTVTLVDTTGHSDTRRAVVENTLTELSGFELLSSTDTRLQLTNLIDAENVDIRKSVLRLRLVMLAMHRDAIDAVLSDDTTLSERVIERDNEADKLFAMVTRHFRRALTDLHEVEKLDYGRDELFEYYYASRQFERVADHAVKIARFAADPDATVPPAFADRLESLAASSRKVVDTAGDVILTNAGIDAAHLALERRSRLSEDLTELDRDLYTHDDPGEAYVVGLLLDSIRRSAEYGANIVGIAIQQTGRQNVAQ, from the coding sequence ATGGAGACACGGAAAGTGCAGCTCTCTGGAGGGACAACATACACGGTTTCGCTCCCCAAAGCGTGGGCCCAAGAACACGGTATCGACGCTGGATCGGTGCTCTCGTTGCATCCCAACGGTGACGGCTCGTTGCTTGTCGAGACCCGGATGGACCGTTCGGCTATCAAACGCACCACCACTGTCGATGTTGCGACCGACTCCGAGACGATTCTCCGCCACCGTATCCGGGCACTGCACGCAGTTGGCTTCGATACGGTGACGCTTGTCGACACGACCGGACATTCCGACACGCGGCGTGCAGTCGTCGAAAACACACTTACGGAGCTTTCGGGGTTCGAACTCCTCTCGTCGACTGACACTCGACTCCAGCTCACGAATCTTATTGATGCCGAAAATGTCGATATACGCAAATCGGTACTCCGCCTCCGATTGGTGATGCTTGCGATGCATCGAGATGCGATCGATGCCGTTCTTTCCGACGACACTACGCTCTCCGAACGAGTCATCGAACGCGACAACGAGGCCGACAAACTGTTTGCAATGGTGACTCGCCACTTCCGACGGGCACTGACAGACCTTCATGAGGTCGAGAAACTCGATTACGGCCGTGACGAACTCTTCGAGTACTACTACGCCAGTCGTCAGTTCGAACGTGTCGCCGACCACGCTGTCAAGATCGCGCGGTTCGCCGCAGACCCAGACGCAACAGTCCCTCCTGCGTTCGCCGATCGCCTCGAATCGCTGGCAGCCAGCTCACGGAAGGTGGTCGACACTGCCGGGGATGTTATCCTCACCAATGCCGGTATTGACGCCGCCCATCTGGCACTTGAGCGTCGGAGCCGTCTCAGCGAAGATCTCACCGAGTTAGATCGTGACCTGTATACCCACGATGACCCCGGAGAGGCGTACGTCGTCGGACTCCTCCTCGACAGTATTCGACGGAGTGCCGAATACGGTGCGAATATCGTCGGTATCGCGATCCAACAGACGGGTCGACAGAACGTCGCTCAGTAA
- a CDS encoding DapH/DapD/GlmU-related protein, with the protein MVYIDSHGPNQTRTLGPEPTLHDPVSISESELGEWTEVHAGSRLNESTLGDYSYLMARVQLDYTTIGRFGNVAADVRLGATNHPIDRPTAHHFTYRSELYELGADDESIFEWRADQPVDIGHDVWIGHGAIVLPGVTIANGAVVAAGAVVTHDVPAYTVVGGVPATPIRRRFSPTVAERIESTEWWLWDHETLADRLGEFRDLDRFLEQYAPESIETVD; encoded by the coding sequence ATGGTCTATATCGACTCACACGGACCCAATCAAACTCGCACGTTAGGACCCGAACCGACACTACACGACCCGGTTTCGATCTCCGAGAGCGAACTCGGCGAGTGGACCGAAGTCCATGCGGGCTCTCGACTCAACGAGTCGACGCTCGGCGACTACAGCTATCTCATGGCCCGGGTCCAACTGGATTACACTACGATCGGTCGCTTTGGCAATGTCGCCGCGGACGTTCGACTGGGAGCGACTAACCATCCCATCGACCGTCCGACAGCCCACCATTTCACCTACCGTTCAGAGCTCTACGAGCTCGGTGCCGACGACGAGTCGATCTTCGAGTGGCGCGCCGACCAGCCGGTCGACATTGGCCACGATGTCTGGATTGGTCATGGTGCAATCGTTCTTCCAGGGGTGACCATTGCCAACGGTGCGGTGGTCGCTGCCGGTGCTGTCGTCACTCACGATGTGCCAGCCTACACTGTGGTTGGGGGCGTTCCCGCAACCCCGATTCGACGCCGGTTTTCCCCCACGGTCGCCGAACGTATCGAGTCGACCGAGTGGTGGCTCTGGGACCATGAAACGCTGGCCGACCGACTCGGCGAGTTCCGCGACCTCGATCGATTTCTCGAACAGTATGCTCCAGAATCTATCGAGACAGTCGACTAA
- a CDS encoding type II toxin-antitoxin system PemK/MazF family toxin: MVDQGTVVWAPDPFKTDGGNPRPWLVVSDERMPYPEQESIAVVFTTQSHHPGSITVPNEAWVRGEPGQQSYVLPWTVATLKDSLHIVGTQGSVTDEFTDRVTTATISYFDNS, from the coding sequence GTGGTAGATCAAGGAACGGTGGTGTGGGCACCCGATCCATTCAAAACGGATGGGGGAAACCCACGGCCGTGGCTGGTTGTCTCCGATGAGCGGATGCCGTATCCGGAACAAGAATCTATTGCCGTGGTATTCACAACACAATCACACCATCCGGGGAGCATTACCGTCCCGAATGAAGCGTGGGTACGTGGCGAACCGGGCCAGCAGAGTTACGTCTTACCGTGGACGGTGGCGACTCTCAAGGACAGCCTCCATATCGTTGGTACCCAAGGTTCTGTTACAGATGAGTTCACAGATCGGGTTACCACAGCTACAATCTCCTATTTCGATAATTCGTAG
- the phnE gene encoding phosphonate ABC transporter, permease protein PhnE, with protein sequence MSSKSSGANRLKTYLGFEATGDSPIDQKLTEMKRRKTMRRLYTLIGLIVGTGFFIISLRSVGFSISELITQIPQFIDALGGYFPPTTYYGIPFVDVMQYWEFIVAENLFQASLVTVSIAFAGSVLGLPAAIFFGVMASERVVPYPFNFLFRGTMSLIRAIPALVWVLILIPLGGVTPFTATLAIMIDTTGYLGRLFTDELEEIATGPIEGIRSTGANKSQIISFGMLSQVFRQFIAWIAFDLEHNVRVAIGLGLIGAGGLGLELDLQRRTFNYTEMMACIILILLLAGTVELLSQRVRSYLRDDEEIEQRGIIETFLNAPRKIIESTAGRRS encoded by the coding sequence GTGAGTTCCAAATCATCGGGGGCCAACCGCCTCAAAACCTATCTCGGCTTCGAAGCAACTGGCGACAGTCCAATAGACCAAAAACTCACCGAGATGAAACGCCGCAAGACGATGCGGCGGCTCTACACACTTATCGGCCTCATTGTCGGGACCGGCTTTTTTATCATCTCGCTCCGTTCGGTCGGGTTTTCGATCTCGGAACTAATCACGCAGATCCCACAGTTCATCGATGCACTCGGGGGGTACTTCCCGCCAACGACCTACTACGGAATCCCCTTCGTCGACGTGATGCAGTACTGGGAGTTCATCGTGGCCGAAAACCTGTTTCAGGCCTCGCTTGTCACCGTCTCGATCGCGTTTGCCGGGTCGGTACTCGGGCTTCCTGCGGCGATCTTTTTCGGTGTGATGGCCAGCGAACGCGTTGTGCCCTACCCGTTTAATTTCCTGTTCCGCGGGACGATGAGTCTGATCCGAGCCATCCCGGCGCTCGTCTGGGTGCTCATCCTCATCCCGCTCGGCGGTGTCACTCCCTTTACGGCGACACTCGCCATCATGATCGACACCACCGGCTATCTGGGTCGACTGTTCACTGACGAACTCGAAGAGATTGCCACCGGCCCCATTGAGGGGATTCGGAGCACGGGCGCAAACAAATCCCAGATCATCTCGTTCGGGATGTTGAGTCAAGTGTTCCGCCAGTTTATCGCCTGGATCGCCTTCGATCTCGAACACAACGTCCGGGTCGCCATCGGACTTGGGCTTATCGGAGCCGGTGGTCTCGGTCTCGAACTGGATCTCCAGCGCAGAACGTTCAACTACACCGAGATGATGGCCTGTATCATCCTCATCCTCCTGCTTGCGGGGACCGTCGAACTGTTGAGCCAGCGCGTCCGGTCGTATCTCCGTGACGACGAGGAAATCGAGCAACGCGGTATCATAGAGACGTTCCTCAACGCACCGAGAAAGATCATTGAGTCGACCGCGGGGCGTCGCTCGTAG
- a CDS encoding DNA-binding protein: protein MSNGSDPNAITDALDAAIDAFNEEGYGVPTREDEIDPDADWKTQLTKACRLLAAVDQIAEQGFYTATIELCFGATERSVEAFALAEGGDDLNDFHDHTYCYDRATALGLLSSTTTDNLRHLYDTNRTDSYYGGRRPTERQAETMRELARSVHTYVTDQIREGGVCVCDSE, encoded by the coding sequence ATGAGTAATGGGTCTGACCCGAACGCCATTACGGATGCACTCGACGCGGCTATCGATGCGTTCAATGAAGAAGGGTACGGCGTCCCAACCCGAGAAGACGAAATCGACCCGGACGCCGACTGGAAAACCCAACTCACGAAAGCCTGTCGACTCCTTGCAGCGGTCGACCAGATCGCCGAACAGGGATTTTACACTGCGACCATCGAGTTGTGCTTCGGCGCGACCGAACGATCCGTCGAAGCTTTCGCGTTAGCTGAAGGTGGCGACGATCTCAACGACTTCCACGACCACACCTATTGTTACGACCGTGCGACTGCGCTTGGTTTGCTTTCTTCCACAACAACTGATAATCTTCGACACCTGTACGACACGAATCGCACGGACAGTTATTATGGTGGTCGACGGCCCACCGAACGACAAGCAGAGACAATGCGGGAGCTGGCCCGAAGCGTTCACACGTATGTCACCGATCAAATCCGTGAAGGGGGTGTCTGCGTCTGTGATTCCGAGTAA
- a CDS encoding AbrB/MazE/SpoVT family DNA-binding domain-containing protein, translating to MSSNTREPDVVRVSQKGQATIPKPLREKFGIDTPGEVFIYEEGERIVVEPVPSLEELGGIHASDDRDRGEMIETVRERKREEMERDKERIDRLRSSGSGDE from the coding sequence ATGTCAAGTAATACACGAGAGCCGGATGTAGTTCGTGTTTCCCAGAAGGGGCAAGCTACGATCCCGAAGCCACTACGGGAGAAGTTTGGGATCGACACGCCTGGTGAGGTGTTCATTTACGAGGAGGGTGAGCGGATCGTCGTCGAGCCCGTCCCCTCCCTCGAAGAACTGGGCGGCATCCACGCCAGTGACGACCGCGACCGCGGGGAGATGATCGAGACGGTCCGGGAGCGCAAGCGCGAAGAGATGGAACGCGACAAGGAACGTATTGACCGTCTCCGGTCGAGCGGTTCTGGGGACGAATGA
- a CDS encoding PhnD/SsuA/transferrin family substrate-binding protein has translation MVLTPGTPADTEQRYMPMKNLIEGEVDVSVEMQVPQDYSAVRPALESEQAEIGMDDITLISNPDLMDVYGTTVTGGSAFYFSMMVTQPDSDIEQRTDIEGRTMAFADRLSTSGSIFALYALKQAGLNVGEAPDGDPVDFEGSWSNHDIALEKVGNGEADAATTYGGNGVPHIPEDTELPDRVTEYSTALDTIGTETPQFRPFWWSFPIPKQPVYTRATWDSPLRDEIGEVLLNSDQSQIEQYYPDDYDEEELPFTTLRDTSMEDYEPVITRLNDLGIELGE, from the coding sequence ATGGTACTCACACCGGGGACGCCAGCTGATACCGAACAGCGGTATATGCCCATGAAAAATCTCATCGAAGGGGAGGTCGACGTCAGTGTCGAGATGCAGGTCCCCCAGGACTACTCGGCGGTTCGTCCGGCACTCGAAAGCGAACAGGCCGAGATCGGGATGGACGACATCACGCTCATCTCGAATCCGGACCTGATGGACGTCTACGGCACCACCGTTACCGGCGGCTCGGCGTTCTACTTTTCGATGATGGTCACTCAGCCGGATTCGGATATCGAACAACGAACAGATATCGAGGGACGGACAATGGCCTTCGCCGACCGACTCTCGACGAGTGGCTCCATTTTCGCCCTGTATGCGCTCAAGCAAGCCGGTCTCAATGTCGGCGAGGCACCCGATGGTGACCCGGTCGACTTCGAGGGCAGCTGGTCGAACCACGACATTGCCTTAGAGAAAGTCGGTAACGGCGAGGCCGATGCTGCAACCACCTACGGTGGCAACGGTGTCCCACATATCCCGGAAGATACTGAACTCCCCGACCGTGTCACCGAGTACAGCACCGCCCTCGACACGATCGGCACCGAGACGCCGCAGTTCCGACCGTTCTGGTGGTCATTCCCCATTCCGAAACAGCCAGTGTATACCCGGGCGACCTGGGACTCTCCCTTGCGAGATGAGATTGGTGAGGTGCTTTTGAACTCAGATCAGTCACAGATCGAGCAGTACTACCCCGACGATTACGACGAAGAAGAACTTCCGTTTACAACACTCCGAGATACTTCAATGGAAGACTACGAGCCGGTCATCACCCGACTCAACGATCTCGGTATCGAACTGGGCGAGTAA
- a CDS encoding nucleotidyltransferase domain-containing protein — translation MQSSSNVSPENGSQLLFDIPAKNTDLFRSQAVHDILSFLSRYHTEEFSITELTDAVAYSQPSVSKAVDVLAANDLVVDRRDGNTRQVQINANRLSRPDDPFLQIPQAEFQPPVRTAVDQLLDELDTVIGIVLYGSVARGEADRRSDIDLWVLVDEDRMANQRTANRVRQDLEDQEFDTGRYAYEIDVEGLPAVPNYVDELREILSDGLVVHDTEKFDTVQSMVFHGDLDE, via the coding sequence ATGCAAAGCAGCTCGAATGTATCTCCTGAGAATGGATCGCAACTTCTTTTCGATATCCCAGCAAAGAACACAGATCTATTCAGGAGCCAGGCGGTTCATGATATCCTTTCATTTTTATCTCGATATCATACCGAAGAGTTCTCTATCACCGAATTAACCGATGCCGTAGCGTACTCACAACCCAGCGTGTCCAAGGCTGTCGACGTCTTAGCCGCCAACGATCTCGTCGTCGACCGCCGCGATGGCAACACTCGACAGGTCCAGATCAATGCCAACCGGCTCTCCCGTCCGGACGATCCGTTCCTGCAGATCCCCCAAGCGGAGTTCCAGCCACCAGTCCGAACCGCTGTCGACCAGCTGCTCGACGAACTCGACACTGTCATCGGAATCGTGCTGTACGGCAGTGTCGCCCGCGGTGAGGCTGACCGACGGAGTGACATCGATTTGTGGGTACTCGTCGACGAAGACCGAATGGCGAATCAACGAACGGCGAACCGAGTTCGGCAGGACCTCGAAGACCAAGAGTTCGATACTGGACGATACGCATACGAGATCGATGTCGAGGGACTCCCAGCCGTTCCAAACTACGTTGACGAGCTTCGGGAGATCCTCAGTGACGGCCTCGTCGTCCACGACACGGAGAAATTCGACACTGTTCAGAGCATGGTCTTCCACGGTGATCTCGATGAGTAA
- a CDS encoding phosphonate ABC transporter ATP-binding protein — MSTLKVENLTKEYGDVTAVEDVSFEIEDEFVVLLGESGAGKSTLLRCVNGLTEPTSGGVYLDNEPLAGSQPEVGMIFQQHNLVDGVSAYLNALNGSLERTGLVESLFQWQCREDKKRALDALSTVGLLDEAHQRVSQMSGGQQQRVGIARALVQDPELLLADEPVASLDPSSAETVMGYLKKAAGVHEVTALVSLHQVNIAAHFGERFIGLRDGQLLFDCGPEDLTPERVDNLYGNVETVGLAETSSTEPVESNSDQSDTPRVQG; from the coding sequence ATGAGTACACTCAAAGTCGAGAACCTAACCAAGGAGTATGGTGACGTAACCGCAGTCGAAGACGTCTCGTTCGAGATCGAAGACGAGTTCGTCGTCCTGCTCGGTGAGTCCGGTGCAGGGAAATCAACCCTGTTGCGCTGTGTCAATGGCCTGACTGAGCCCACCAGTGGTGGTGTCTACCTTGACAACGAGCCATTGGCTGGCTCCCAACCCGAGGTCGGCATGATCTTTCAACAGCACAATCTCGTCGACGGCGTTTCGGCGTATCTGAACGCACTGAACGGTTCGCTCGAACGAACCGGTCTCGTCGAAAGCCTCTTTCAGTGGCAGTGCCGCGAGGACAAAAAACGCGCCTTGGATGCGCTTTCGACAGTCGGCCTGCTCGATGAGGCCCACCAACGGGTCTCCCAGATGAGCGGCGGCCAACAGCAGCGAGTTGGTATTGCTCGTGCGCTTGTCCAAGATCCTGAACTACTGCTGGCCGACGAACCGGTCGCCAGCCTCGATCCCTCCAGTGCTGAGACAGTGATGGGGTATCTGAAGAAAGCCGCCGGTGTCCATGAGGTCACTGCACTGGTGAGTCTCCACCAGGTCAACATCGCCGCCCACTTCGGAGAGCGATTTATCGGCCTGCGGGACGGCCAGTTGTTGTTCGACTGTGGCCCCGAGGACCTCACGCCCGAACGCGTCGACAACCTCTACGGAAACGTCGAAACCGTCGGTCTCGCCGAGACGAGCAGTACGGAGCCGGTCGAGTCCAACAGCGACCAGTCGGACACTCCGAGGGTTCAAGGGTGA
- a CDS encoding PIN domain-containing protein, which yields MSATYVFDTEAIIAYLYDEPGRDVVEEYLTEVRDGSVEGLMAETNAAELFYLIARAEGVDDGPTPDSFRTADRDVRALQRWGVVLKRANWRMAGEVKADGHISLADAHAVGLAAETDGTLIAGGDDDFDSLPIDVDVVRFRDGSV from the coding sequence ATGAGCGCTACGTACGTCTTTGACACCGAGGCGATCATTGCATACCTCTACGACGAACCCGGCCGTGATGTCGTCGAAGAATACCTCACGGAGGTCCGCGACGGCTCCGTTGAGGGGTTGATGGCCGAGACGAACGCTGCTGAACTGTTCTACCTCATCGCCCGGGCCGAGGGCGTCGACGACGGCCCGACACCGGACTCGTTCCGGACCGCGGATCGGGACGTGCGGGCCCTCCAACGGTGGGGTGTCGTCTTGAAACGGGCCAACTGGCGGATGGCGGGTGAGGTGAAGGCGGATGGTCACATCTCACTGGCGGATGCCCACGCCGTTGGGCTTGCAGCCGAGACCGATGGTACTCTCATCGCCGGCGGAGACGATGACTTTGATTCTCTCCCCATCGATGTCGACGTGGTTCGGTTTCGAGACGGTAGCGTGTAA
- a CDS encoding PhoU family transcriptional regulator: MSRHRWQRPLASTQQGREATRAQVIEAIDRTAPETKSDLASTVGISEQYLSEILQTLKADSVVRKGYVVDDAAVYEETTGISRLYSDSAPESVDGMTSPSDRGPAVLSLLERLETVTTTQYEAARTAFDGGEPEQPADTLESLTNERYGAVISELKSYTLTTDWPGNRVAADLASIATNLEIVGDRACFIADVVDGRPEPAAGIITERIGDIFRAGDRINDRFSTILFECDLSAYTDLRSEEETIHRDIDELFELVTAYDMELYGYLVTVIRALERAIYYWADAAELAVNLHSGLTPNHGLE, from the coding sequence ATGTCCCGGCACCGCTGGCAGCGTCCACTCGCGTCGACACAACAGGGTCGCGAGGCCACACGCGCACAGGTCATCGAAGCCATAGACCGAACTGCACCCGAAACCAAATCCGATCTCGCTTCGACAGTCGGAATCTCCGAACAGTATCTCTCGGAGATCCTCCAGACACTGAAAGCCGACAGTGTCGTTCGGAAAGGGTACGTCGTCGACGATGCGGCAGTCTACGAGGAGACGACGGGCATCTCTCGGCTTTACAGTGATTCGGCTCCTGAGTCAGTCGACGGGATGACCTCGCCTAGCGATCGTGGACCAGCAGTACTGTCCCTCCTCGAACGGCTCGAAACCGTCACGACGACACAGTACGAGGCCGCCCGAACGGCCTTTGATGGCGGTGAGCCCGAACAACCGGCTGACACGCTCGAATCACTGACCAACGAGCGCTACGGGGCCGTGATTTCGGAGCTCAAATCCTACACGTTGACCACCGACTGGCCCGGTAACCGCGTGGCAGCAGATCTTGCGAGTATTGCAACCAATTTGGAGATCGTTGGCGACCGTGCCTGTTTCATCGCAGACGTTGTCGACGGGCGGCCAGAGCCAGCAGCAGGTATTATCACAGAACGGATCGGCGACATCTTTCGGGCTGGAGATCGCATCAACGACAGGTTCTCGACGATTCTGTTCGAGTGTGATCTCTCGGCGTACACAGACCTCAGAAGCGAAGAAGAAACCATCCACCGGGATATCGATGAACTGTTTGAGCTGGTGACTGCCTACGATATGGAGCTGTATGGCTATCTTGTCACAGTCATTCGGGCCTTAGAACGGGCGATCTACTACTGGGCCGATGCCGCCGAACTCGCAGTCAATCTCCATTCGGGGCTCACACCAAATCACGGACTGGAATAG
- a CDS encoding helix-turn-helix domain-containing protein: MPISKDKFQTIGEDGPSLPDLSPDTTQGTVYRFLVEHADQAFRQRELVDAIDVPAGSVGPTLKRLEEHGLVDHRDQFWAIADAEHGVASAGLHGAATADELDGGFSDDAVDSWMETAVDPIDSDSNHSDQRE; the protein is encoded by the coding sequence ATGCCGATCTCTAAAGACAAATTCCAGACCATCGGTGAGGACGGCCCTTCACTGCCGGACCTATCGCCGGACACCACCCAAGGGACAGTGTATCGCTTTCTCGTCGAGCATGCTGATCAAGCGTTCCGACAGCGTGAACTTGTCGACGCTATTGATGTTCCGGCGGGAAGTGTTGGACCGACTCTCAAACGGCTCGAAGAACATGGGCTTGTCGACCACCGAGATCAGTTTTGGGCGATTGCAGACGCCGAACATGGTGTCGCCTCGGCTGGCCTCCACGGTGCTGCGACAGCCGACGAGCTCGATGGTGGGTTCTCCGATGACGCTGTCGACTCCTGGATGGAGACGGCAGTCGATCCCATTGACAGTGACTCAAACCATAGCGACCAAAGAGAGTGA